The Acidobacteriota bacterium genome segment ATCCTCTTCCCCGCTGGTGGGTCTTCATCTTCGTCGGAACGATCCTTTTCTGCTTCCCGTACGTCGTCTATTACCACTTCACCCCCGGACGGACGATCTACGACGCGCTCGACCGGGAAGTGGCCGCCTACGCGGACAAGCTTCTGGCGACGTACGGTGAGCTGACCCCCGACGAGGATACGATCCTCCGGTTCATGGATGACGATGTGGCGATGACGGGCATGGCGAGCCTGTTCAAGGGACGTTGTGCCCAGTGCCACCTCGCCGACGGCAGCGGGAACGTGGGGCCGAATCTCACCGACGACTCCTGGATCCACGTGAAGACGCTCACCGACATCCCGCGCGTCATCAAGAACGGGGTTCCCCTCAAGGGGATGCCCGCGTGGGGGGAGCGGCTGACCGACACCCAGATCGTGCTCCTGTCGGCCTACGTCGCCCGCCTCCGCCGCAACCCCGTTCCCGGGAAAGCCCCGCAGGGGGAGGTGATCCCGCCGTGGCCGACCCGCACGGCGGACACGAGCCCGCCGGCGGGGTCGCGCTGAATCGCGGGCGATGACCGTGGGCGCTCCACCTCCTGCGGAAGAGCAGGTCCTCTCGACCCTCAACCGCGACGGATCCCGCCGCTGGCTGCGGCCCCGTCCGAGCCCGGGCCGGTTCCTGGCGGCGCGGAGGGCCGTGGCGGCGGTCCTCGTCGTCCTGTTCACCGGGCTGCCGTTCGTGAAGATCGGCGGCAAGCCGGCGTTGCTGTTCGACCTGCCCGCCCGGGAATTCACGTTCTTCGGTCACACGTTCCTCCCCACCGATACACTCCCGCTCGCGCTGCTGGTGCTGTCGATTTTCGTCTCGATCTTCCTGCTGACGGCGCTGTTCGGGCGGATCTGGTGCGGCTGGGCCTGCCCCCAGACCGTGTACATGGAGTTTCTTTTTCGCCCGCTCGAACGTTTCTTCGAGGGCCGGCACTACTCCACGGGAGGAAGAGCCCCCCTCCACCCGTTGCGGGCAGTCGGCAAGTACGCGGCGTTCCTCGCCGCCTCGCTCTACCTGGCACACACCTTCCTCGCCTACTTCGTCGGCGTGGACCGGCTCTGGGCATGGATGCACCGGTCGCCCGTGGAGCACCCGACCGCCTTCCTCGTGGTCGCCGGAACCACGGGGCTGATGATGCTGGACTTCGCCTACTTCCGGGAGCAGGTCTGCACGCTGATGTGTCCCTACGGGCGATTCCAGTCGGTGCTTCTCGACCGGCAATCCCTGATCGTCAGCTACGACCCGCGGCGGGGCGAGCCGCGCGGCAAGGGGCGGCGCCGCGACGGACTCGGGGATTGCATCGACTGCGGGCTCTGCGTGGCCACCTGCCCCACCGGGATCGACATCCGCGACGGCCTCCAGATGGAGTGCCTGCACTGCGCCCAGTGCATCGACGCGTGCGACGCCGTGATGAAGCGGGTGGGCAAGCCGCGCGGACTGATCCGATACAGCTCGCAGGAGGCGATCGAGACCGGCCGCGTTCGGATGCTGCGGCCGAGAATCTTCCTGTACCCCCTGGTCCTCGCCGGCCTGCTGACCGGCTTCGGTTGGGTGCTCGGCCACCGGGCGGCGGCCGACATCGACTTCCTCAGGGTGCGCAGCACGCCCTACCGCGTGCGGCCCGACGGCCGCGTCGAGAGCGCCCTTCAGGTCAAGATCACGAACCGCTCGTCCGGAAAGAGGACATACCGCGTGGCGCTGGCGGACGCGGAGTGGTTCAGCTCCGATCTCCCGCTCACCTTGCCGCCGCGGGCCTCCGGAACCGCCCTGATCCACGTCGTCCTGCCGGCCGAGAGGTTCCGCCGCGGGCGGGCGGACGTCACCGTGCAGGTGGAGGACGGATCCGGGTGGCGCACCGTCCGGCGCCACCACGTGCTGGGCCCGCTTTTCGCCGGCGGCTCCGCCGCCGGTGCAGGAGGTTCGCCGTGAGCGCCCGCACGCGCTGGTTCGCGTTGATCACCGGCCTTTTGGCGATGTCGGCGGCCGCGTACGGGACGCTCATCGTCGTCGCCCTCCGCGACCCGTCGTTCGCCGTGGAGGAGGACTACGAACGGAAGGCGCGCGAGTGGGACCGCATCGCCGAGGAGCGCGCGCGGTCCGCCGCTCTCGGCTGGCACGTCTCGCTCGCCGCCGGACCGCTGGTTCTCCGGGGACGCACGGACATCGGGGTCGTGGTGACCGATGGGGACGGCCGTCCGGTCGAAGGGGCCGAGGTCCACCTCGAGACCTTCCACAACGCCCGCGCCGCCCACCGGCTGCGCGCCCAGCTCGCGCCGGTCGCACCGGGCCGCTACGGCGCGGCGCTGCCGCTGGACCGTCCCGGGCTGTGGGAGTTCCGGCTCCGCATTCGCCGCGGCCCGGACCTGTATGTCGGGTCGATCCGGCGCATGCTCCGGCCCGACCGGGAGGCGACCCGGTGACCGGTCTGGCTCTCGGAGTCCTCGCCGCGAGCCTGCTCGGATCGCTGCACTGCGCGGCGATGTGCGGTCCGCTGCTCGCCTGGTCGGTCGCTTCCGCGAGGGCGCCGGGCCCGCTGCCCCATGCCGCCTATCACTGCGGGCGGCTCGTCTCGTACGCGGCCCTGGGATGGCTCGCCGGGGGCGCCGGGTCGGTCGTCGATCTCGGCGGCGCGCTTTTCGGCGTGCACCGCGCGGCGCTCGTCCTCGCGGGGACGGGACTGATCCTCTTCGGGCTCGTGCAGCTCTCCGGGGGCCGGGGGTTGGACCGCCTTCCGCTGGTGCGGGGCGCCTCGCGCGCGCTGGCGGCGGCCGCCGGACGGCTCGGCGGCGTCCCGCCGCTGCCGCGAGCGGCCGCGCTGGGCATCCTGTCCGCCCTCCTTCCCTGCGGGTGGCTCTACGCCTTCGTCCTGACCGCCGCGGGCGCCGGCTCCGCGGCCGGAGGTCTGGCCGTCATGGCGGTCTTCTGGGCCGGAACGGTGCCCGCCCTCGCCGGCATCGGCGCCGGTCTGTCTTTCGCGCGGCCGCTCCTCCGGCGTGCGCCCCGGCTCGCCGCCGCGGCGCTCGTGGCGGTGGGACTGCTCGCCCTCGCCTCGCGCTGGCATCACGCCCCGGCACCCGCCGCGGCGGCGCCGCCGCGCGCCGCGGCCACGGCGGAGAACGCGGTCCGCCGATGAAGGGGCCGGCCGAACAGGGCGTGGGTGAGCCCGCCTGCGCCCATTGCGGCCTTCCCGTGCCGCCCTCCCGGCGGAATTTCGAGGGGAATTCCTTCTGCTGCGCCGGCTGCGAGGTGGTCTACACGACCATCCGCGAGCACGGCCTCGAGCGCTACTACGCGCTGCGCGCCGAACAGGCGGACCGGCCGGCGCTGCCGGCCTCGGGAGCCGATTTCGACGCGTTCGACGATCCCTCGTTCGCCGAGCGCCACGTGCGGCGGCTTCCCGACGGCACGGCCCGCACGCGGCTGCTCCTCGAGGGGGTCCACTGCGCCGCGTGCGTTTGGCTGGTCGAACGCCTGCCGAGGCTGCTGGAGGGCGTTCTGGACGCGCGGCTGGACGTCCGCCGGCGGGTGGTGGAGGTCGCGTGGGACCCCGAAGCGGTGCCGCTCAGCCGGATCGCGCGCGAACTCGACCGCCTCGGCTACCCCCCGCATCCCCACCGGGCCTCTGCGGGGGAGGAGTTGCGGCTGGCGGAGCGGCGGCGGCGCCTGGTCGACCTGGGCGTCGCCGGAGCCTGCGCGGGGAACGCGATGGGGATCGCCTTCGCCCTGTACGGAGGCATGCTCAACGGCATCGACCCCTCGCTCCGCCTCCTGTTCCGCGCCGGCGGCCTCGCGCTCACCCTCGTCGCCGTCGCCTGGCCCGGCCGGGTCTTCTTCCGCGGCGCGCTGGCGGCCTTGCGCAGCGGGGTGGCGCACATGGACCTGCCCGTGGCGGTGGCGCTGGCCGCCGGCACCGTGTGGGGTGCGGTCAACACGCTGCGCAACGCCGGTCACGTCTACTTCGAATCGATCACCGGCGTGATTTTCCTCCTGCTGGCCGGCCGTTATCTCCAGCAGCGGCGGGAGGAGTCCGCCTACGAGGCGGTCTCGCTCCTCTACCGGGTGACGCCCGGTACGGCCCGGGCCGTCGAAGCGGACGGGCGGCGAAGGGCGGTTCCGGTGGAAGCGCTGAGACCCGGGATGCGGATCGAACTCCTCGCGGGCGAGACGGTGCCGGCCGACGGGCGGATCCTGCGAGGGCAGACCAGCTTCGACCTGTCCTTCCTGACGGGCGAGTCGCGGCCGTGCACGCGCGGACCCGGGGCGACCGTCCATGCGGGCGCGGTCAACCTGGGTGGACCGGTGCTGGTGGAGGTGACCGCCGCCGGCGAGGAGACTCGTGTCGGACGGTTGATGCGGCTGGTCGAAGGCCTGGCGCAGGAACGAGCCCCGGTGGTCCGACTCGCCGACCGCTGGGCTCGCGGGTTCGTGCTCGCCGTGCTCGCCGCGGCCGCGCTTTGCCTCGCCGTTTGGTGGCCGGCCGATCCATCGAGAGCCGTGGAAAACGCGATCGCTCTGCTCATCGTCTCCTGCCCGTGCGCCTTGGGCCTCGCGACGCCGCTCGCCGTCCTGGCGGCGATCGGCCGTGCCGCGCGCGCCGGGATCCTCGTCAAGGGCGGCACCGCCCTCGAGCGGCTGGCGCGGCCCGGAGCGATCTTCCTCGACAAGACCGGAACGGTGACGAGCGGCCGGCTCGAGGTGGTGAGCTGGCACGGGAACGCCGGAGCGAAGTCCTGCCTCGCCGCGATCGAGGAGGGGGTGGAGCACCCCGTGGCGCGGGCGCTCCGCGAGTTCTGCGGGGGGCCGAGAGGATGGTCCGCCCGGTCGATCTCCCGCGCAGCCGGGCGTGGCGTGGAGGCACGGGTGACCGATCCCGAGGGCCGGGAGCGCGTGGCGTTGGCCGGAACCCCGGATCTCGTGCGGGGGCGCACCGGGGCCTGGCCCAGCTGGGTGGACAGGGCGGTCCGTTCCTGCACCAGCCGCGGCCAGACCCCCGTGGTCCTCGCGATCGACGGGAAGATCGCCGCGGTGGCCGGTCTCGGCGACCCCGTCCGGCCCGAGGCCGAGCGGGCCGTGCGCGACCTGCGGCGCTTGGGTTGGGAGGTGTTCCTTCTCTCCGGCGACCACCCGCGCGTGGCCCGGGCCGCGGGAGCGCAGCTGGGATTGCCCGGTTCCGCGGTGACGGGCGGGGCGACACCCGAGCGGAAGGCGCGGATCGTGTCGGCGGCGCGACGCCGGTGGCCGACGGTCGTGATGGTCGGTGACGGCGTGAACGACGCCGCCGCGCTGGCGGCCGCCACGGTGGGCATCGCCGCCCACGGCAGCGCCGAGGCCAGCTTCGCGGCGGCGGACATCGCGCTCCAGCGTCCCGGCCTCGACGGGGTCGTCACCGCGGTCCGCGGCGCCCGGCGGACCCTCGCCGCGATCCGGCGCAACCTGATCGTTTCCGCGGCGTACAATCTCGTGGCCGCCGCCCTGGCGATGGCCGGCGCCATCGACCCGCTGGTGGCGGCGGTGCTGATGCCGATGAGTTCGCTGACCGTGCTCACGCTTTCCCATCGGGCGCGCACGTTCCCGGCCGCACCGGCTTAGCCCGGTCCGCCCATGATTCCCTCGGCGATGGCGCCGCATCGGATCGCCGGCCGGGGCGATCGGCCCCCCCGGCCCGGACCCGGTCTCCCAGCGGCAGGACGGTCCGCCGGACCGTCCGGCCATCCGCCGGGAGGTGCTCCCCCGATGGTGCGAAGCGCGACGCAACTGGACGACGGACGGACCTTTCGGCCGACGTTCGGGCCTCGATCCGTTCGAGGCCGGATCCTGCCATCCTCCAACGACTTCGGCGGAACAACGCACCATTGCGGATGCACTTCACAGCCGTTGGGCCGCGCTCCGCGCGGCGGGGCCGGCAGCGGCGGTGCTCCCGGGGGCGTCCCGGCCCGGGACGCCTCGGACGCACCGTCTTGCGCGCGGCCCATCCAGCGGCATCTGCGCCGTGCCGTTCCGAGGTTTCATGACTGATCCGGGTTAGGGTGTCGCCGATGTCGGTGCTCTACGTCGTCTTCCCCCTCGCGCTCGCGATCGCGGCGGTGGCGGTCGTCGCCTTCGTCTGGGCCGTCCGCAGCGGCCAGTTCGACGATCTGGAGACCCCCGCGATGAGAATCCTCGACGAGGACGACGCCGGCCGCGACGGGGAAAGGCCGAAGGACGGCTCGCCGCCGGGGACTCCCCGCTAGAGCCTCAGCGCACGGCGGCGCGCGCCCGGGCGGACAGGGTCTCCGCCGCGAGAACCAGCGCCAGAATCAGGATCAGGATCATCCCCGCGCGCGCCCACTCGAGTGCCGACACGGCCGCGTCCAGGGCGAGCCCGACGCCTCCGGCCCCGACCAGACCCACCACGGTGGCTTCGCGGATGTTGATGTCCCACCGGAACCAGGCGACCCCGGCGAAGACCGGAGCGATCCGCGGCACGACCGCGAAACGAAGCACTTGCAGCCGTCCGGCTCCCGCCGCGGTCAGCGCCTCGAGCGGGCCGGGCTCGACCTCCTCGATCGCCTCGTACAGGAGCTTCCCCACGAACCCGACCGATCGGAAGGCGATCGCCAGCACGCCGGCCAGCACTCCGGGGCCGAAGATCGACACCAGCAGCAGGGCCCAGATCAGGCTGTTGACCGACCGGGAGACGGCGATCGCGGCCAGCGCCGGAGCCCGAAAAAGGGGATGCGGAGTGGTCGTCCGGGCGGCGAGCCATGCCACCGGTCCTGCGATGGCGAGCGCGAGCAGGGTGCCGAGGGTGGCGATGTGCAGCGTCTCCAGAAGCGGCCCGACCAGATCTCTCGCATAGGTCCAGTCGGGGGGAAACATGCGGCGCAGGAGGTCCGCGGCCTGCCGCGGTCCGTCCCACACGAAGGGCCAGAGCGTGCGCGCCGACACGTAGCGGGCGGAGGCGAGCAGCAGTGCCCCGGCCGCCGCCGCGCCGGCGGCACGCAGCGCGCGCGTCCGGCGGCGGCCTCTCACGAGAGCCTCCGGCGCGCCGCTCCGGAGAGTGTCTCTCCGGCGAGGACCAGGGCCACGATGGTGAGCAGGATCGCTCCGGCGACGCCGTACTCGTAGCGGTCGAATGCCGTGTTCAGGGTCGCGCCGATCCCCCCTGCCCCGACGACGCCGATGATCGCCGACTCCCGGAAGTTGATGTCGAGACGATAGGCGGTGAGGCCGACGAAGCGCGGGACGACCTGCGGGACGATCGCGAAGCGGATCACCTGCAAGGGTCCCGCCCCGGCGGAACGCAGCGCCTCCACCGGGGCACCGGCCACCTCCTCGATCGCCTCCGCGAGCAGCTTCCCGGTGAACCCGACCGTCGCGAAGGCGAGGGTCAGAACGCCCGCCAGCGGGCCGAAGCCCACCAGCACGACGAAGAAGATGGCGACGATGAGCTCGTGGAAGCTGCGGGCGAGGACGACGACTGCGCGGCAGGCGAGGTAGACCGGAAGCGGCGAGATGTTCCGCGCCGCGCCGAACGCCACCGGCACGCTGAGGAGCGTTCCTGCGGCGGTGGCGAGGACGGTCATCGCCAGCGACTCGCCCAGCCCCTCGAGGATCTCCCCCCACCGGCTCGCGAAGTCCGGGTGGAGCAGGGCGGCCGCGAACGCGGCTCCCCGCGCGACCCCCTTCGCGGCGCGACCCCAATCGATCTGCAGCGACGCCGCGGCATAGGCGAGATACGCGGCCCCGCCCAGAACCCACCACGAGGCTCTCGGGAACCGCCGCGGCGTCACGGCGCGCGATCCCCCGGCGCCCGTTCCGCGCCCTCCCAGTCCTCCTCGCCGTAGATCCGTGTGAGGACCTGCGGGGTGAGTCCCTCCGGGGGGCCGTCGTAGACGATCCGTCCTTCTCGCAGGCCGACGATTCTCGGCAGGAAGCGCGTCGCCAGCGGGACATCGTGAATGTTGACGATGGCCGCGACGCCGCGTTCGCGGGCCAGTTCGACGATCAGTCTCATGATCGCGCGCGCCGTCCGCGGGTCGAGACTCGCCGTGGGTTCGTCCACCAGCAAGAGTTCGGGGGACTGGATCAGCGCCCGCGCGATCCCCACGCGCTGCCGCTGGCCGCCCGAAAGGGCGTCGGCGCGCTCCCCCTCGAGCCCGCCGAGACCGACGCGATCGAGGAGCCGCCGGGCCTCGGCGACGTCTTCCGGGGGAAAGCGCTTGAAAAGACTGCGCCACGTGCCGAGGTGCCCCAGCCGGCCGGTCAGCACGTTCTCCAGGACTGTGAGCCGGTCCACCAGCGCGAACTCCTGGAAGATCATCCCGATGCGCCGCCGGGCGCGCCGCAGCCGTTGCCCCCTCAATCGGGTGATCTCGAGGCCGTCGAGACGCACGCTTCCGGCGGTCGGCTCGACCAGGCGGTTGACGCACCGGATGAGGGTGCTCTTCCCTGCCCCGGACGGCCCGATCAGGGCGACGACCTCTCCCCTGCCGAGACTGAGATCCACGCCGCGGAGCGCGGCGATGCGGCCGTAGGCCTTGACGAGACCCTCGATTTCGAGCAGCGGCCGCTCCGGCACGGCGCCCTCAGCGCCAGGAGGTGTAGCGGACGCCGTTGGCGGCGTCGATGCGCCGGATGACCTCCCAGTGCTTCCTGTAGTCCACGGGCACGAACCGGCTTCCCGCCGTTCCCGCGAACTCGCGCAGCAGCTCGGTCCCCGTCCAATCGAACGTGAAGAAGGCCTCTCGGATCTTCCGGGCCAGCTCCGGGGCGAGATCGTGCGCGTACCCGAAGGCGGTCGTCGGGAAAGGTTGGGATGCGTAGAGCACGCGGAAGGCCCGCCGGTCGACGACCCCCCTTTCCGCCATCCGGTCGAGAACCGTACTGGCGACGGCGGCCGCGTCGTAGTCTCCGTGCGCCACCCCCAGGATCGAATTGTCGTGCTTGCCGGAGTAGGTCGAGCGGTAGTCCTTCCCCTCTTCCAGCCCGAATTCCGCCTTCAGGAGCGCGCGCGGGGCCTTGGCGCCGGAGTTCGAGGTCGGCGAAGTGAAGGCGATCTCATGCCCCCGAAGACCGGCGACGTCCGCGATCGGCCCGTCGGCACGAGTGATCAGCAGCATCCGGTAGCCGAAGCTTCCGTCCTGTCGCGCCATCATCGCCACCGGCACGAATCCGGCGGCGTTCACCGCGAGCGGAACGCTGCCGGTGTTGAACCCGGCCACGTGGAGGCGGCCGGCCCGCATCGCCTCGATCTCGGCGGCGTTGGACTGCACGGGAAAGTAGACCACGCGCCGCCCGGTCGCCGCCGAGAGATGATCGAGGAACGGCTGCCACGCCCGCCGGTACAAAGCCGGATCCTCCACCGGCGTGTAGGCGAAGACGAGCACCGGGGGATCTTTCCACGCCGACG includes the following:
- a CDS encoding cytochrome C oxidase Cbb3, which produces MSSREPERDKLFDHDYDGIREYDNPLPRWWVFIFVGTILFCFPYVVYYHFTPGRTIYDALDREVAAYADKLLATYGELTPDEDTILRFMDDDVAMTGMASLFKGRCAQCHLADGSGNVGPNLTDDSWIHVKTLTDIPRVIKNGVPLKGMPAWGERLTDTQIVLLSAYVARLRRNPVPGKAPQGEVIPPWPTRTADTSPPAGSR
- the ccoG gene encoding cytochrome c oxidase accessory protein CcoG encodes the protein MTVGAPPPAEEQVLSTLNRDGSRRWLRPRPSPGRFLAARRAVAAVLVVLFTGLPFVKIGGKPALLFDLPAREFTFFGHTFLPTDTLPLALLVLSIFVSIFLLTALFGRIWCGWACPQTVYMEFLFRPLERFFEGRHYSTGGRAPLHPLRAVGKYAAFLAASLYLAHTFLAYFVGVDRLWAWMHRSPVEHPTAFLVVAGTTGLMMLDFAYFREQVCTLMCPYGRFQSVLLDRQSLIVSYDPRRGEPRGKGRRRDGLGDCIDCGLCVATCPTGIDIRDGLQMECLHCAQCIDACDAVMKRVGKPRGLIRYSSQEAIETGRVRMLRPRIFLYPLVLAGLLTGFGWVLGHRAAADIDFLRVRSTPYRVRPDGRVESALQVKITNRSSGKRTYRVALADAEWFSSDLPLTLPPRASGTALIHVVLPAERFRRGRADVTVQVEDGSGWRTVRRHHVLGPLFAGGSAAGAGGSP
- a CDS encoding sulfite exporter TauE/SafE family protein; the encoded protein is MTGLALGVLAASLLGSLHCAAMCGPLLAWSVASARAPGPLPHAAYHCGRLVSYAALGWLAGGAGSVVDLGGALFGVHRAALVLAGTGLILFGLVQLSGGRGLDRLPLVRGASRALAAAAGRLGGVPPLPRAAALGILSALLPCGWLYAFVLTAAGAGSAAGGLAVMAVFWAGTVPALAGIGAGLSFARPLLRRAPRLAAAALVAVGLLALASRWHHAPAPAAAAPPRAAATAENAVRR
- a CDS encoding heavy metal translocating P-type ATPase, which produces MKGPAEQGVGEPACAHCGLPVPPSRRNFEGNSFCCAGCEVVYTTIREHGLERYYALRAEQADRPALPASGADFDAFDDPSFAERHVRRLPDGTARTRLLLEGVHCAACVWLVERLPRLLEGVLDARLDVRRRVVEVAWDPEAVPLSRIARELDRLGYPPHPHRASAGEELRLAERRRRLVDLGVAGACAGNAMGIAFALYGGMLNGIDPSLRLLFRAGGLALTLVAVAWPGRVFFRGALAALRSGVAHMDLPVAVALAAGTVWGAVNTLRNAGHVYFESITGVIFLLLAGRYLQQRREESAYEAVSLLYRVTPGTARAVEADGRRRAVPVEALRPGMRIELLAGETVPADGRILRGQTSFDLSFLTGESRPCTRGPGATVHAGAVNLGGPVLVEVTAAGEETRVGRLMRLVEGLAQERAPVVRLADRWARGFVLAVLAAAALCLAVWWPADPSRAVENAIALLIVSCPCALGLATPLAVLAAIGRAARAGILVKGGTALERLARPGAIFLDKTGTVTSGRLEVVSWHGNAGAKSCLAAIEEGVEHPVARALREFCGGPRGWSARSISRAAGRGVEARVTDPEGRERVALAGTPDLVRGRTGAWPSWVDRAVRSCTSRGQTPVVLAIDGKIAAVAGLGDPVRPEAERAVRDLRRLGWEVFLLSGDHPRVARAAGAQLGLPGSAVTGGATPERKARIVSAARRRWPTVVMVGDGVNDAAALAAATVGIAAHGSAEASFAAADIALQRPGLDGVVTAVRGARRTLAAIRRNLIVSAAYNLVAAALAMAGAIDPLVAAVLMPMSSLTVLTLSHRARTFPAAPA
- the ccoS gene encoding cbb3-type cytochrome oxidase assembly protein CcoS yields the protein MSVLYVVFPLALAIAAVAVVAFVWAVRSGQFDDLETPAMRILDEDDAGRDGERPKDGSPPGTPR
- the phnE gene encoding phosphonate ABC transporter, permease protein PhnE; this translates as MRGRRRTRALRAAGAAAAGALLLASARYVSARTLWPFVWDGPRQAADLLRRMFPPDWTYARDLVGPLLETLHIATLGTLLALAIAGPVAWLAARTTTPHPLFRAPALAAIAVSRSVNSLIWALLLVSIFGPGVLAGVLAIAFRSVGFVGKLLYEAIEEVEPGPLEALTAAGAGRLQVLRFAVVPRIAPVFAGVAWFRWDINIREATVVGLVGAGGVGLALDAAVSALEWARAGMILILILALVLAAETLSARARAAVR
- the phnE gene encoding phosphonate ABC transporter, permease protein PhnE translates to MTPRRFPRASWWVLGGAAYLAYAAASLQIDWGRAAKGVARGAAFAAALLHPDFASRWGEILEGLGESLAMTVLATAAGTLLSVPVAFGAARNISPLPVYLACRAVVVLARSFHELIVAIFFVVLVGFGPLAGVLTLAFATVGFTGKLLAEAIEEVAGAPVEALRSAGAGPLQVIRFAIVPQVVPRFVGLTAYRLDINFRESAIIGVVGAGGIGATLNTAFDRYEYGVAGAILLTIVALVLAGETLSGAARRRLS
- the phnC gene encoding phosphonate ABC transporter ATP-binding protein encodes the protein MLEIEGLVKAYGRIAALRGVDLSLGRGEVVALIGPSGAGKSTLIRCVNRLVEPTAGSVRLDGLEITRLRGQRLRRARRRIGMIFQEFALVDRLTVLENVLTGRLGHLGTWRSLFKRFPPEDVAEARRLLDRVGLGGLEGERADALSGGQRQRVGIARALIQSPELLLVDEPTASLDPRTARAIMRLIVELARERGVAAIVNIHDVPLATRFLPRIVGLREGRIVYDGPPEGLTPQVLTRIYGEEDWEGAERAPGDRAP
- the phnD gene encoding phosphate/phosphite/phosphonate ABC transporter substrate-binding protein gives rise to the protein MGCRRQLRTALLLWAAAALVALGAAPECPHGQLDSRYCDTDGDLVADPPADPSAWKDPPVLVFAYTPVEDPALYRRAWQPFLDHLSAATGRRVVYFPVQSNAAEIEAMRAGRLHVAGFNTGSVPLAVNAAGFVPVAMMARQDGSFGYRMLLITRADGPIADVAGLRGHEIAFTSPTSNSGAKAPRALLKAEFGLEEGKDYRSTYSGKHDNSILGVAHGDYDAAAVASTVLDRMAERGVVDRRAFRVLYASQPFPTTAFGYAHDLAPELARKIREAFFTFDWTGTELLREFAGTAGSRFVPVDYRKHWEVIRRIDAANGVRYTSWR